A single Venturia canescens isolate UGA chromosome 1, ASM1945775v1, whole genome shotgun sequence DNA region contains:
- the LOC122419535 gene encoding E3 ubiquitin-protein ligase RNF181-like, whose protein sequence is MSDYFDEMGWTPLRDGEAPNHLIQMARLFRDIGMWELLGQHDKLPPPASKASLEALEKIEITRENVKQCPICLKDFEPGNTVNGLPCKHSFHRECIVPWLEKTNSCPLCRHELPTDDEEYEMFRKEKQRAVEREKDLEILHNSMFM, encoded by the exons ATGTCAGATTATTTCGATGAAATGGGTTGGACGCCATTGAGGGATGGGGAGGCGCCCAATCATTTGATACAAATGGCTCGATTGTTTCGAGATATTGGAATGTGGGAATTGCTCGGGCAGCATGACAAATTACCACCACCAGCTTCGAAAGCTTCGTTGGAGGCTCTCGAAAAGATCGAAATTACAAGAGAAAATGTGAAACAATGTCCGATTTGTCTCAAAGATTTTGAGCCGGGAAATACCGTCAATGGGTTGCCATGTAAACATTCGTTTCATCGTGAATGTATCGTTCCTTGGTTGGAAAAA acgAATTCGTGTCCTCTGTGCCGACACGAGTTACCTACGGATGATGAAGAATACGAGATGTTTCGTAAAGAGAAACAAAGGGCAGTCGAGCGCGAAAAAGATTTAGAAATATTACACAACTCAATGTTTATGTAG